In the Anastrepha obliqua isolate idAnaObli1 chromosome 1, idAnaObli1_1.0, whole genome shotgun sequence genome, one interval contains:
- the LOC129236011 gene encoding uncharacterized protein LOC129236011 has translation MPTAKVDGQQFYFTAGQRKSVKLVYGGYQYVKFMENSKGVKWICSTRSTTKCKARVRTTKNAELEVLHEKHNHSFIQKRYARKVDDLVETKLNINHEIMPTNISSN, from the coding sequence ATGCCCACAGCTAAAGTTGATGGGCAGCAGTTTTACTTCACGGCTGGGCAAAGAAAATCCGTTAAGCTTGTCTATGGTGGCTACCAGTACGTCAAATTCATGGAGAATTCTAAGGGCGTTAAGTGGATTTGCTCAACCAGATCTACCACTAAATGTAAGGCACGCGTACGCACTACAAAAAATGCTGAACTTGAAGTGCTCCATGAAAAGCACAAtcattcatttattcaaaaGAGATATGCACGAAAAGTGGATGACTTAGTGGAGACTAAGCTTAACATCAACCACGAAATTATGCCAACAAACATCTCTTCAAATTAA
- the LOC129236013 gene encoding uncharacterized protein LOC129236013: protein FHFIFYFFLSTLLPEGSIAIYSATSRGRVQLIYGGQPFIFEKILKLATGEEKKFWRCNQWWNQKCRSRVYTINDIVMPLNRYHTHEEIVRRKKRTRRVPTGDTASAIKKDKKISMAVVENASADAVVNTAPDPIDVSDLGMHLKYEEIVADVTEIVEPSIIVKKDLKK from the coding sequence tttcattttattttttacttttttttatccaCCTTACTACCAGAAGGCAGTATTGCTATTTATTCGGCCACATCACGCGGGCGAGTGCAGCTCATCTATGGAGGCCAGCCATTCATCTTTGAGAAGATCTTGAAACTGGCCACTGGAGAGGAGAAGAAATTTTGGCGTTGTAACCAATGGTGGAACCAAAAGTGTCGCTCACGTGTCTATACCATCAATGATATCGTTATGCCGCTTAATCGCTATCATACGCACGAAGAGATCGTACGACGGAAGAAACGTACGCGAAGAGTACCGACTGGTGACACTGCTTCTGCGATTaaaaaagataagaaaataTCTATGGCAGTAGTCGAAAATGCAAGCGCAGATGCAGTAGTCAATACTGCACCGGATCCCATTGATGTTTCCGATTTAGGAATGCATTTAAAATATGAGGAAATTGTGGCCGACGTCACTGAAATAGTTGAACCTAGTATCATTGTGAAGAAAGAtttgaagaaataa
- the LOC129253309 gene encoding uncharacterized protein LOC129253309: MSCSCINPVPVQYVRSRRGTHLVLYKYNTYTPNEKVRDGRLSRDWKCSMYHKAKCRARLVTRQTLSGDVIHITSDKHTHKPMYTPAEVESMQKQNLMQQQHGLKDLKATQPMEQSRPIRTFQYLNQLQQLQLRPLYPQPMPTVSLLQTQFPKMLPRQLS, translated from the exons ATGTCGTGCTCGTGCA ttAATCCAGTACCAGTGCAATATGTGCGATCGCGCCGTGGAACTCATCTTGTGCTATACAAATATAACACTTACACACCGAACGAAAAGGTACGAGACGGCCGACTGTCGCGAGACTGGAAGTGTTCCATGTATCATAAAGCGAAATGTCGCGCAAGGCTTGTAACGAGGCAAACCTTGTCCGGGGATGTGATCCACATAACGTCagataaacacacacacaagccaATGTACACACCTGCAGAGGTGGaatcaatgcaaaaacaaaatttaatgcagcaGCAACATGGGTTAAAAGATTTGAAAGCTACACAACCGATGGAACAATCTCGGCCTATCCGAACATTCCAATATCTCAATCAACTACAGCAGTTACAGCTACGACCACTTTATCCACAGCCTATGCCAACTGTATCACTTCTTCAGACGCAGTTTCCTAAAATGTTACCGCGCCAGTTGTCATAG
- the LOC129236014 gene encoding uncharacterized protein LOC129236014: MYTAERRYNSTVNWVCSKNSCHILRCPARCVTAGQNSIKLSRRSHNHSPTR, from the coding sequence ATGTACACTGCAGAACGAAGATATAATTCTACTGTAAACTGGGTATGCAGTAAAAATAGTTGCCATATACTGCGCTGTCCGGCGCGTTGTGTGACCGCTGGACAGAATAGCATTAAATTAAGTCGTAGATCTCATAATCATTCGCCAACTCGTTGA
- the LOC129236010 gene encoding uncharacterized protein LOC129236010, producing MSAMLMLQFIVVVHENLRALKRQEYGSVGASTGLLCVEMGRLYQRKPKYEDLNVCFTRSVRGNNLLTINGKPYTLNRRIKDVCYWECVKLRCKYTKCTARVITKCDQIASLRGDHNHL from the exons ATGTCGGCGATGCTGATGCTTCAATTTATTGTTGTAGTTCATGAAAATTTGCGTGCTTTAAAAAGACAAG AATATGGATCAGTTGGTGCTTCAACTGGTTTATTATGTGTGGAAATGGGCAGACTGTATCAGCGTAAACCAAAATATGAAGACCTCAACGTTTGTTTCACTCGAAGTGTGCGGGGAAACAACTTGCTAACAATCAACGGCAAACCGTATACATTAAATCGACGCATAAAAGATGTTTGCTACTGGGAATGTGTAAAACTACGTTGCAAGTACACAAAATGCACAGCTCGCGTTATCACAAAATGCGATCAAATTGCATCATTGCGTGGCGATCATAACcacttataa
- the LOC129236009 gene encoding uncharacterized protein LOC129236009 translates to MQHVRNCGPQLFIISRKGGTLLAINDFIYRSNLKRFGRNSDKVYWECIHNRSKKCRSRLKTIGDDLYVTNDVHNHMGDGQRIAVARRAGLLIYKKFSSIGQNVGKLECINQRIPFKSELV, encoded by the exons ATGCAGCACGTCCGGAACTGCGGACCCCAATTGTTCATTATCAGTCGTAAGGGTGGTACCCTGTTGGCGATAAATGATTTTATATATCGCTCCAATTTAAAGCGCTTCGGAAGGAATAGCGACAAAGTATATTGGGAATGTATTCACAACCGTTCTAAAAAGTGCCGAAGTCGTTTAAAGACTATTGGTGATGATCTTTATGTAACAAATG ATGTTCATAATCATATGGGTGATGGTCAACGTATTGCCGTGGCAAGGCGTGCTGGTTTGTTAATTTATAAGAAATTCAGTTCAATAGGTCAAAATGTAGGAAAGTTAGAGTGTATTAATCAAAGAATTCCCTTTAAAAGTGAATTAGTTTAA
- the LOC129236012 gene encoding modifier of mdg4: MKLIYEGHHFRFTFRRGRYSIFQCCFKENMQECKVRVVTDQKRVFPLDGEHVHFMQATDRSVTSMTFEPDGQLDDEEFEEQDRNDACEEYEIQVTDSGEANEMQTLDLDRPEEFLTGSNEVITIDATDSSDTNDFREKIKRRLQKALLGKRK; encoded by the coding sequence ATGAAACTCATATACGAAGGGCACCATTTCCGATTCACATTCCGTAGGGGCCGATACTCCATTTTCCAATGTTGTTTTAAAGAAAACATGCAAGAATGCAAAGTTCGTGTGGTTACAGATCAGAAGCGTGTTTTTCCATTGGATGGGGAACACGTTCATTTCATGCAAGCTACGGATAGAAGTGTAACCTCTATGACCTTTGAACCTGACGGCCAATTAGATGATGAAGAGTTTGAAGAGCAAGACCGGAACGATGCCTGTGAGGAGTATGAAATACAAGTAACCGATTCTGGCGAGGCGAACGAAATGCAAACATTGGATTTGGATCGCCCAGAGGAATTTTTGACAGGATCAAACGAGGTTATAACAATTGATGCAACAGATTCGTCGGACACAAACGATTTTCGTGAGAAAATAAAACGACGTTTACAGAAGGCGCtcttagggaaaagaaaatga